One genomic segment of Schlesneria paludicola DSM 18645 includes these proteins:
- a CDS encoding PDZ domain-containing protein — protein sequence MLALKSLVSLTLLASSSVAPEDAPPADALYPESIRSAITRLDESDFRQREEAVDELYTAGFTAIPALKEAADKGSPEVSVRAVDILLRLYQIEDESTFETIEQVFTQLKHVENLSTTGRAERAFDTVSELRQKRALLKFEQLGGMVQFAEPNLDRQTSGRPRIEYVMLGRDWLGGDAGLQLLGRIEDIRLADMPSLYIIRGVDISDATLLNLKAELPNLTINRRGPAQLGVTSIGRDGGCIIKAVVPGSAAERAGLRMFDQILKIDQRSVESFDELVEIIGEKEPGDQVPLVFRRGAEIHNSVAELSGWKPAQSKQVPTKIPQK from the coding sequence ATGTTGGCCTTGAAATCGCTTGTCTCGCTCACACTACTGGCAAGCAGTTCCGTTGCCCCAGAGGATGCCCCTCCAGCCGACGCTCTGTACCCCGAATCAATTCGCTCCGCGATCACCAGATTGGACGAATCCGATTTCCGCCAGCGAGAAGAAGCGGTGGATGAACTTTACACAGCAGGGTTTACGGCGATTCCAGCGCTCAAAGAAGCGGCTGATAAGGGTTCGCCCGAAGTTTCAGTCCGGGCCGTCGACATCCTGCTGCGGCTTTATCAAATCGAAGATGAAAGTACATTCGAGACCATCGAACAAGTCTTTACGCAGCTTAAACATGTGGAAAATCTATCGACGACAGGGCGTGCCGAACGGGCGTTCGATACCGTCAGCGAACTCCGGCAGAAGCGCGCACTTTTGAAATTCGAGCAGTTGGGGGGAATGGTCCAATTTGCCGAGCCCAACCTGGACCGCCAGACATCCGGACGCCCGCGAATTGAATATGTGATGCTCGGCCGTGACTGGCTTGGCGGCGACGCGGGCCTGCAGTTACTAGGGCGAATCGAAGATATTCGCCTGGCGGATATGCCGTCACTATACATCATCCGAGGAGTTGATATTTCGGATGCAACACTCCTGAACCTGAAAGCAGAGCTTCCCAACCTGACCATCAACCGTCGCGGGCCTGCCCAGCTGGGTGTCACCAGTATCGGCCGCGACGGCGGATGTATCATCAAAGCCGTTGTCCCCGGGTCTGCTGCAGAGCGAGCCGGACTGAGAATGTTCGATCAAATCCTTAAGATTGATCAACGGTCCGTTGAGAGCTTTGATGAATTGGTTGAAATCATTGGTGAAAAGGAACCCGGCGACCAAGTTCCCCTCGTTTTCCGACGAGGGGCAGAAATCCACAATTCCGTCGCCGAGCTGTCAGGATGGAAACCCGCTCAATCCAAACAAGTTCCCACCAAAATCCCTCAAAAGTAG
- a CDS encoding tetratricopeptide repeat protein translates to MPATRRNSTPVSKQFIAWLGLAHFMSGSLLAQDRALIQQAKGTRIPVSGVVQDYTGRELVLRVKNNEPPRRYPRTEVIEVTTDYTSHHNQGRKLFAAGKIAEANREFTAALEEEDRPWVRREILAGQVRCALWKGDYPTAASRFMPIVESDPETFHYNLVPLNWANDLPPANVKFEARGWTDPKAPLVSKLIGASWLVTVDENADEAEQILKRLARESDQRIQRLAQMQMWRVKLRQSKQIDPHEISRWQQFAEQLPVELRGGSYFVIGQASKQGQDFERAARAFLWLPLVYDSDRWLAAHACFEAADSLSALGDHNQAGSLYSEVVFRFGDTPWGRPAETAWKALKPATREAPSPVPNPPAP, encoded by the coding sequence ATGCCTGCCACCCGTCGCAACTCGACGCCAGTTTCCAAACAGTTTATCGCGTGGCTGGGCTTGGCACACTTCATGTCTGGCAGCCTGTTGGCGCAGGATCGTGCATTGATTCAACAGGCGAAGGGGACTCGAATCCCTGTATCGGGGGTGGTGCAGGACTACACCGGCCGTGAGCTAGTACTGCGTGTGAAAAACAACGAGCCACCGCGCCGGTACCCTCGCACCGAAGTCATTGAAGTCACGACTGACTATACATCTCATCACAATCAAGGACGAAAACTTTTCGCAGCGGGCAAGATTGCCGAAGCCAATCGTGAATTCACCGCGGCACTTGAAGAAGAAGACCGCCCGTGGGTCCGCCGCGAAATCCTCGCCGGACAGGTTCGGTGTGCCCTTTGGAAGGGTGACTATCCCACCGCCGCATCGCGCTTTATGCCGATCGTCGAATCGGATCCTGAAACGTTTCATTACAACCTAGTACCACTCAACTGGGCCAATGACCTCCCACCAGCAAATGTAAAATTCGAGGCCCGCGGCTGGACCGATCCCAAAGCGCCCCTGGTGTCAAAATTGATCGGCGCAAGCTGGCTCGTGACCGTGGACGAAAACGCGGATGAAGCAGAGCAGATCCTGAAACGTCTGGCGCGCGAATCCGATCAACGTATTCAACGTCTCGCCCAGATGCAGATGTGGCGAGTGAAGCTGAGGCAATCGAAACAGATCGATCCGCACGAAATCAGTCGATGGCAGCAATTTGCAGAACAGCTTCCTGTCGAGCTGCGCGGTGGATCGTATTTTGTGATTGGACAGGCATCGAAACAGGGCCAGGACTTTGAACGAGCCGCACGCGCGTTCCTCTGGTTACCGCTGGTCTACGATTCTGATCGCTGGCTTGCCGCGCACGCCTGCTTCGAAGCAGCGGACTCACTGAGTGCGCTGGGCGATCACAATCAAGCGGGAAGTCTTTACAGCGAAGTGGTGTTCCGGTTCGGTGACACCCCGTGGGGCCGTCCGGCCGAAACCGCCTGGAAAGCCCTGAAACCTGCGACCCGAGAGGCGCCCTCTCCCGTGCCCAACCCGCCCGCCCCCTGA
- a CDS encoding sedoheptulokinase yields the protein MPIVLGVDLGTTKITSVAVETSSSTIIATGTAANEANATRADDRVKGRSEWNATLILEAANRCLQSTAQQLGGLVREVVGIGITGQQHGTVLVDGKTHRPLTPLINWQDRRALEMRPDGQSTWLVMARDRLGDEAWKRTGCWLHPGFMATTLFQLKQQGQLPTDAQALFIMDYFAAKLTGRPPITEPSCAGSSGVFNVRSRGWDDESIAALGLNRSLFPQVVEATERVGGLTAEQSHATGLPVGIPVFAPIGDHQASFLGSVADRRSSVLVNVGTGAQAAVFTEGFEFAPPIELRPFPGGGNLLSNVGLAGGWSYQVLEQFFQDVGRTLFQAESPGKLYGAMNELAAEISAGAEGLYCEPRFSGTRLDPTVRGSISGLSPQNFTAAHLARAVLDGMGRSLHDGFKAIYDVTKKSPSILIAAGNGLRENPLLGKIVSTEFGLPLTFTAHREEAAFGAAMVASVGAEIFADLNQAAKQLVRSVTTEV from the coding sequence ATGCCAATTGTGTTGGGTGTGGATCTTGGTACGACCAAGATCACAAGCGTTGCTGTCGAGACGTCGTCTTCAACAATCATCGCAACGGGTACGGCCGCGAATGAGGCGAACGCAACCCGTGCCGATGATCGCGTGAAGGGGCGTTCGGAGTGGAATGCGACCTTGATCCTGGAGGCCGCCAACAGATGCTTGCAGAGCACCGCGCAGCAACTTGGGGGGCTCGTTCGAGAGGTCGTAGGGATCGGGATTACAGGTCAGCAACATGGCACTGTGCTGGTCGATGGCAAGACACACAGGCCGCTGACGCCGCTGATCAATTGGCAAGATCGGCGGGCACTCGAAATGAGGCCCGATGGTCAGTCGACCTGGCTGGTGATGGCGCGAGATCGACTCGGTGACGAGGCGTGGAAGCGCACGGGCTGCTGGCTGCATCCCGGTTTCATGGCAACGACGCTGTTCCAGTTGAAGCAGCAAGGTCAACTGCCGACGGATGCCCAAGCACTGTTCATCATGGACTACTTCGCGGCGAAACTGACCGGCCGCCCACCGATCACCGAGCCATCGTGTGCTGGCAGCAGTGGCGTGTTCAATGTTCGCTCGCGCGGATGGGATGACGAGTCAATTGCGGCACTGGGCCTGAATCGCTCACTGTTTCCGCAGGTGGTGGAGGCGACAGAACGCGTTGGGGGACTGACGGCCGAACAATCGCATGCGACGGGCCTTCCTGTGGGAATTCCCGTCTTTGCACCGATTGGCGACCATCAGGCCAGCTTTCTAGGTAGCGTCGCTGATCGCCGATCGAGCGTCCTGGTGAATGTCGGCACTGGCGCCCAGGCGGCGGTGTTTACGGAAGGTTTCGAGTTCGCGCCACCGATTGAATTGCGGCCCTTTCCTGGCGGTGGAAATCTGCTATCGAATGTGGGGCTTGCCGGAGGCTGGTCGTATCAAGTGCTTGAGCAGTTCTTCCAGGATGTCGGACGAACTCTGTTTCAGGCGGAATCGCCGGGCAAGCTGTATGGCGCGATGAACGAACTCGCGGCAGAGATTTCAGCGGGAGCCGAAGGGCTTTACTGCGAGCCCCGATTTTCGGGAACGCGACTCGACCCCACCGTGCGTGGTTCGATCAGTGGGCTTTCGCCCCAGAATTTCACCGCGGCACACCTGGCCCGTGCGGTTCTAGATGGCATGGGGCGATCACTGCACGACGGATTCAAAGCGATCTACGATGTGACGAAGAAGTCGCCCAGTATCTTGATCGCGGCAGGAAACGGCCTGCGCGAGAATCCATTGTTGGGAAAAATCGTCTCAACGGAATTTGGTCTGCCCCTGACATTTACCGCCCATCGTGAAGAAGCGGCGTTCGGTGCGGCAATGGTTGCTAGCGTCGGAGCAGAAATCTTTGCGGACCTCAATCAGGCTGCCAAGCAACTGGTTCGATCAGTCACGACCGAGGTATGA
- a CDS encoding CehA/McbA family metallohydrolase: MRDATHGLNRIVRWGLFVLACFAFEVRVVPAADGKWPKVGRVEQQPLAAATERLIQALEFVGSPMDAETRTKLEESLKLPSAADCTEAVEKILDPLCLVAVSINPESRVSVVEGPVKKELVQQGWRTFLVKVHNEAGVTAPLVPESPNLLPVYQRGKKAREKPMTDEKLVQPSDVPNRFLDADMFDKQPLKPGLSGLELEYRILQLYCRDVGRREVSLGFNVGQGTQDLGFRSTVPLLFNSVLAVEVVLGIKDFDGTPTFAALTFRDARGRVYPNPSRRLAPDFFFHEQIYRGDGESVMLPPGDYTVTVQRGPEYRVDQLPLKVTGNAVSQRQEISLRRWIHAAKRGWISGDHHVHAAGCSHYDSPTEGVTPGDMLRHILGEDLNIGCVLSWGPCWYTQKRYFEGKTSALSRPNYLMRYDVEVSGFPSSHAGHLCLLKLIEDDYPGTTLLEEWPSWTQPVLEWGQKQGGVVGYSHSGWGLALPDVMPDGSRKFSDKPNGGASAGWQGKAAEKLPDLAMPRFDGIGANEFIVTATNGTCDFISAVDTPAIWELNIWYHTLNCGMRTRISGETDFPCIYGDKVGLGRVYVKLPLDQPVDYDTWVQGVKDGRSYCGDGLSHLFDFAVNGFEAGMTGPSGKSSQLDLKEPGKVRITCEAAALLAEKPTPQSDAIRAKRLDEKPYWHLERARIGDTQIVPVELIVNGVPVERKTIPADGSLQNLTFDYDLKQSSWIALRIMPSCHTNPVFVEVAGKPVRASRSSADWCLKAVDVCWNAKQRAIREKERTSAKEAYNKAREVYAKVLGEATGE, from the coding sequence ATGCGCGATGCAACTCACGGTTTGAATCGGATCGTTCGGTGGGGGTTGTTCGTCCTAGCCTGTTTTGCATTCGAGGTGCGGGTGGTGCCCGCGGCCGACGGAAAATGGCCTAAGGTGGGACGTGTCGAACAGCAGCCTCTTGCCGCGGCGACCGAACGGCTGATTCAGGCTTTGGAGTTTGTTGGTTCGCCGATGGATGCAGAAACGCGGACCAAACTCGAAGAGTCTTTGAAGTTGCCCAGTGCGGCTGATTGTACCGAGGCCGTTGAGAAAATTCTCGATCCACTGTGTCTGGTTGCCGTGTCGATCAATCCGGAAAGCCGCGTTTCGGTGGTGGAAGGTCCAGTCAAGAAGGAGCTCGTTCAACAGGGATGGAGAACCTTTTTGGTGAAGGTTCACAACGAGGCCGGTGTCACAGCACCGCTTGTTCCTGAGAGCCCCAATTTGTTGCCGGTCTATCAGCGAGGAAAGAAGGCGCGTGAGAAACCGATGACTGACGAGAAACTCGTTCAGCCATCGGATGTTCCGAATCGGTTTCTCGATGCCGATATGTTCGACAAGCAGCCATTGAAACCGGGCCTTTCGGGACTTGAACTGGAATACCGCATTCTGCAGCTTTACTGCCGCGATGTTGGCAGACGTGAAGTGTCGCTCGGTTTCAATGTGGGACAGGGCACGCAGGATCTGGGGTTTCGCAGCACTGTTCCGTTGCTCTTCAACAGTGTTCTGGCGGTCGAAGTCGTTCTGGGGATTAAGGACTTTGACGGAACACCGACCTTTGCTGCGTTGACGTTTCGCGATGCTCGGGGGCGAGTCTATCCCAATCCGTCGCGACGACTGGCACCCGACTTCTTCTTTCACGAGCAGATTTATCGTGGTGATGGTGAGTCGGTGATGCTTCCTCCTGGTGATTACACCGTGACGGTTCAGCGCGGTCCTGAATATCGCGTTGACCAGTTGCCGTTGAAAGTCACGGGCAACGCGGTCAGCCAACGGCAGGAGATTTCGTTGCGGCGCTGGATTCACGCTGCCAAACGCGGTTGGATTTCGGGCGATCACCACGTGCATGCCGCGGGATGCTCTCACTATGACAGCCCGACTGAAGGAGTCACTCCCGGTGACATGCTTCGGCACATTCTGGGCGAAGATTTGAATATCGGGTGCGTACTCTCGTGGGGCCCCTGCTGGTACACGCAGAAACGCTACTTCGAAGGAAAGACGTCCGCACTATCACGACCGAACTATCTGATGCGCTACGACGTCGAAGTGTCGGGCTTTCCTTCATCGCATGCGGGACACCTTTGCCTGCTCAAGTTGATTGAAGACGATTATCCCGGCACGACGCTGCTGGAAGAATGGCCGAGCTGGACGCAGCCGGTCCTGGAATGGGGGCAAAAACAAGGTGGCGTCGTCGGCTACAGTCACAGCGGATGGGGACTCGCCCTGCCTGATGTGATGCCCGATGGATCTCGCAAATTTTCGGACAAGCCGAATGGTGGCGCGAGTGCCGGCTGGCAGGGAAAAGCGGCGGAGAAGCTGCCCGACCTCGCGATGCCGCGATTCGATGGCATTGGCGCGAACGAATTCATCGTGACGGCGACGAACGGTACCTGCGACTTTATTTCCGCCGTCGACACCCCGGCAATCTGGGAACTGAATATCTGGTATCACACGCTGAACTGCGGGATGCGGACGCGAATTAGCGGCGAGACGGATTTTCCCTGTATCTATGGCGACAAGGTGGGGCTTGGCCGAGTCTACGTGAAGCTGCCGCTCGATCAGCCCGTCGATTATGACACCTGGGTGCAGGGTGTCAAAGATGGACGCAGCTATTGTGGCGATGGTTTGAGCCATCTGTTCGACTTCGCCGTCAACGGGTTTGAAGCGGGAATGACCGGCCCCTCCGGGAAGTCGAGTCAGCTCGATCTGAAAGAACCTGGAAAGGTGCGTATCACGTGCGAGGCCGCCGCGCTTCTCGCGGAGAAACCGACGCCGCAATCGGACGCCATTCGAGCGAAACGCCTGGATGAAAAGCCGTACTGGCATCTTGAACGTGCGCGAATTGGTGACACGCAGATCGTCCCCGTGGAACTGATTGTGAACGGGGTTCCTGTCGAACGGAAAACGATACCGGCGGACGGTTCACTGCAGAATCTCACGTTTGACTATGACTTGAAGCAATCGAGCTGGATTGCACTGCGGATCATGCCGTCCTGTCATACGAATCCCGTGTTTGTGGAAGTCGCTGGCAAACCGGTTCGCGCCAGTCGTTCGAGTGCCGACTGGTGCCTGAAAGCGGTTGACGTTTGTTGGAACGCCAAGCAGCGTGCGATCCGCGAAAAAGAACGAACTTCGGCAAAAGAGGCGTATAACAAAGCTCGCGAGGTCTACGCCAAAGTCCTTGGCGAGGCGACGGGCGAATGA
- the ggt gene encoding gamma-glutamyltransferase, with protein sequence MIHRRQRKLTCLLVNLTVVLFLQATGHGDELPKHGLNAVSDRGMVVSVSRDASEVGQRVLDAGGNAVDAAVAVGFALAVTWPEAGNIGGGGFMLVHPPQGQAPAMFDYRECAPAAATVDMFATGDESQYRLVGVPGTVRGLELAHRRFGRLKWAALVRPAVELARDGFVVSQELAQSLNTVLAANRDNGELQRVLGKDGGSRPWQQGDHLVQPDLAKTLQRIAEQGSPGFYEGPTADAIEQEMRRGGGLITKADLAAYEAKERTPVRGTYRGFDIYASAPPSSGGIVLLEMLNAVEGFQLRREGRWSAKTLHVMVEAMRRAYCDRARYLGDPDFNTIPEFLTSKEYGAKLAESISLTRATPSAEWGADIYLPAENEHTTHYSIVDHDGMAVSNTYTLEDEFGSRIVVRGAGLLLNNEMGDFNPKPGVTNAKGLIGTKPNLVAPAKRMLSSMCPVIVSKDGRAVLVTGSPGGRTIINTLFCVIMNVLEFEMPLREAVDAPRMHHPWMPDTLRIEERLQKEHHSELQRLREMGHSIEEPPKRQGDAHSIFISRDTGKRLGVGDLRRHGWAAGQ encoded by the coding sequence GTGATCCATCGACGACAGCGAAAGCTCACGTGTTTACTGGTCAATCTGACCGTGGTTCTGTTTCTGCAAGCGACAGGACACGGTGACGAGTTGCCCAAACATGGTTTGAACGCTGTCTCGGATCGGGGGATGGTTGTTTCCGTCTCGCGAGACGCATCAGAGGTTGGTCAACGAGTTCTCGATGCGGGCGGAAATGCCGTCGACGCGGCCGTCGCGGTGGGTTTCGCGTTGGCGGTCACCTGGCCCGAAGCGGGCAACATCGGGGGCGGCGGCTTTATGCTCGTCCATCCACCGCAGGGCCAGGCACCGGCCATGTTCGACTATCGCGAGTGTGCACCGGCGGCGGCGACGGTGGACATGTTCGCCACGGGCGACGAATCGCAGTATCGATTAGTCGGCGTCCCGGGCACGGTGCGCGGATTGGAGTTGGCTCATCGCCGTTTTGGACGGCTGAAATGGGCGGCACTCGTTCGGCCAGCGGTGGAATTGGCGCGTGATGGTTTTGTTGTCAGCCAGGAATTGGCCCAGTCATTGAACACCGTTCTGGCTGCGAATCGCGACAACGGCGAGTTGCAACGGGTGCTTGGCAAAGACGGCGGTTCCCGGCCATGGCAGCAAGGAGATCACCTCGTGCAGCCGGATCTGGCCAAAACTCTACAGCGGATCGCAGAGCAAGGATCGCCCGGTTTCTACGAAGGGCCAACGGCGGACGCGATTGAACAAGAAATGCGGCGGGGCGGCGGCCTGATCACAAAAGCCGATCTTGCGGCGTATGAGGCGAAAGAGCGAACTCCAGTGCGTGGCACCTACCGTGGATTTGACATCTACGCTTCCGCCCCGCCCAGTTCGGGTGGAATCGTATTGCTCGAGATGTTGAATGCCGTTGAGGGGTTTCAGTTGCGTCGTGAAGGACGCTGGTCAGCGAAAACCCTGCACGTCATGGTTGAAGCGATGCGCCGCGCATACTGTGACCGGGCGCGTTATCTGGGCGATCCCGACTTCAACACGATTCCTGAATTCCTGACTTCGAAAGAGTACGGAGCAAAGCTCGCAGAATCGATTTCGTTGACTCGGGCCACGCCGTCGGCGGAATGGGGCGCGGATATCTATCTACCGGCAGAGAACGAGCACACCACGCACTACAGCATCGTCGACCACGACGGAATGGCCGTTTCGAACACGTACACGCTGGAAGATGAATTTGGCTCGCGGATCGTCGTCCGCGGGGCCGGTCTCTTATTGAATAACGAGATGGGTGACTTTAATCCCAAACCGGGCGTGACAAATGCCAAGGGATTGATTGGGACGAAGCCGAACCTGGTCGCCCCCGCCAAGCGAATGCTCAGCTCGATGTGTCCCGTCATTGTTTCGAAAGACGGTCGGGCAGTCCTGGTGACAGGCAGTCCCGGCGGGCGCACGATCATCAATACCTTGTTTTGCGTGATCATGAATGTGCTTGAGTTCGAAATGCCGCTGAGAGAGGCCGTCGACGCGCCGCGTATGCATCATCCGTGGATGCCCGATACGTTGCGGATCGAGGAACGGTTGCAGAAAGAGCATCACAGTGAACTTCAGCGACTGCGCGAAATGGGCCACTCGATCGAAGAGCCGCCAAAGCGCCAAGGTGACGCACATTCGATTTTCATTTCTCGCGACACTGGAAAACGCCTGGGAGTTGGCGATCTTCGCCGACACGGCTGGGCGGCCGGACAATAA
- a CDS encoding carboxylesterase family protein: protein MKNPYLSAVWRRPLLWCLVVVISSFGPMTQAADSPGHFYERVLRDDAGEHKYLVFIPTGYRSEKASPAMLFLHGAGERGTDNRLPLTVGIAPFIQARVQSFPFLVVIPQCEMADGRILESWNADHVNGKRALAILDDARKHYNFDEKRVVLTGWSMGGYGTWSLATAEPTRWSAVVPLSGGGDARRVEGLKDVPVWAFHGEKDTLIKSEDGRKIVEALSAAGGTATYTELPDAGHDINTEVYGNDAVIAWMLDPRRTPAKLGTATVKPVPAISVPFVPALEISQAVGVRLGNEVLDIMSYSIPRTISPSMLSGSLGDMFDSTVASGRQFSIRFGGISYSGQLERIVARGYGKDRILVQLGIRNVAITIAGTSVTGERHSAQAGPIAIRIGYAYPVWFNLELTPYVADRKIRLRLIGAGFQIPQDNWSVSQPAGVSVQGFGMTQEAVVSGLTNGLYGARGRIENAVLSIAPQIVQEIEKNLVLPNSATQATESGSTMTKLWPLPMYPPRFQAWPEQISADENGLSLVVGLTVASLNPFTPVKELKRATGTNISLQQVPTDKLMHVVVAPNILEPITAMFVESHQARLDLLDIPEPLFAKLADRATLQELIPDLAQFGDGLRVRSTVNVLKPLTVRNASSATGSEGAKSLEFELPKVQVLISIKSTMEQAEWQPCAAFDLDLSQQLKASLQKPSHDQRIVALDWLSAAKAQGTGKFADGYSAKDATLKSDRYVELFNEAWAAYFAGIKGSSAEIPDLPIGDSKMRLADVKFGSPAIDVTYTLARIKISNLSNESFTYQTKAPSSSWGEPLTLKPGAFHEFEIPYPLTYRRNLGPSTEVYTLPVGSHSEYRVPVTGGAPRLFAAKRP, encoded by the coding sequence ATGAAGAATCCGTATCTGTCCGCTGTTTGGAGGCGGCCGCTGCTGTGGTGCTTGGTCGTTGTGATTTCGTCGTTCGGTCCAATGACCCAGGCCGCCGATTCCCCCGGTCATTTCTACGAGCGCGTGCTGCGTGATGATGCGGGCGAACACAAGTATCTTGTGTTTATCCCGACAGGCTATCGATCTGAGAAAGCGTCCCCCGCGATGTTGTTTCTGCACGGGGCGGGCGAGCGGGGAACAGACAATCGTTTGCCACTGACGGTGGGAATTGCGCCGTTCATACAGGCGCGGGTGCAGAGCTTTCCGTTTCTGGTTGTGATTCCGCAGTGCGAAATGGCGGATGGTCGCATTCTTGAATCGTGGAATGCCGATCACGTCAACGGCAAGCGCGCATTGGCGATCCTGGACGATGCCCGAAAGCACTATAACTTTGATGAAAAGCGGGTCGTCCTGACGGGATGGTCCATGGGCGGCTATGGCACCTGGAGTCTGGCGACGGCAGAACCGACGCGATGGTCTGCGGTTGTGCCTTTGTCCGGTGGCGGAGACGCGCGGCGCGTTGAGGGGCTGAAAGACGTACCCGTCTGGGCCTTTCATGGTGAGAAAGACACCCTGATCAAGTCAGAAGACGGACGCAAGATTGTCGAAGCACTCAGCGCGGCAGGTGGGACGGCGACTTACACCGAACTGCCGGATGCTGGCCATGATATCAACACCGAAGTCTACGGTAACGATGCTGTGATTGCCTGGATGCTTGATCCTCGCAGGACCCCAGCAAAGTTGGGAACCGCAACCGTTAAGCCTGTGCCGGCGATCTCGGTTCCGTTCGTTCCTGCGCTCGAGATTTCACAGGCGGTGGGTGTGCGACTGGGCAACGAAGTGCTGGATATCATGTCGTACTCGATTCCTCGCACCATCTCGCCCAGCATGTTGTCGGGAAGCCTGGGCGACATGTTCGACAGTACGGTCGCGTCGGGGCGACAGTTCAGCATTCGCTTCGGTGGCATCTCGTACTCGGGCCAATTGGAACGGATTGTAGCGCGAGGATACGGCAAAGATCGGATTCTGGTGCAACTCGGAATCCGCAACGTCGCGATCACCATTGCCGGAACATCGGTGACTGGGGAACGTCATTCGGCTCAGGCAGGCCCGATCGCCATCCGAATTGGGTATGCCTATCCGGTCTGGTTCAATCTGGAACTGACCCCCTACGTGGCAGATCGTAAGATTCGGCTACGGCTGATCGGGGCCGGATTCCAGATCCCGCAAGACAATTGGTCGGTCTCACAACCGGCGGGAGTCTCTGTCCAGGGATTCGGCATGACGCAAGAGGCCGTCGTGAGCGGTTTGACGAACGGGCTGTACGGAGCCCGAGGCCGGATTGAAAATGCGGTGCTGAGTATCGCGCCCCAAATCGTGCAGGAGATCGAAAAGAATCTCGTCCTGCCGAATTCGGCGACGCAGGCCACCGAATCAGGTTCGACCATGACGAAGTTATGGCCGCTGCCCATGTATCCGCCCCGTTTTCAGGCCTGGCCAGAACAAATCTCGGCGGACGAAAATGGGTTGTCGCTCGTGGTGGGCTTAACAGTGGCGAGCTTGAATCCGTTCACGCCGGTGAAAGAGTTGAAGCGTGCGACGGGGACAAATATTTCGCTTCAGCAGGTCCCCACCGACAAGTTGATGCACGTCGTGGTGGCTCCCAACATCCTCGAACCGATCACGGCCATGTTTGTGGAAAGCCATCAGGCACGGCTGGATCTTCTCGACATTCCTGAACCGCTGTTTGCAAAATTGGCCGATCGCGCCACTCTTCAGGAACTGATCCCGGATCTGGCACAGTTCGGTGACGGATTACGAGTTCGTTCGACGGTCAATGTGCTGAAGCCTTTGACAGTTCGGAACGCGTCGTCCGCTACGGGTTCCGAGGGGGCGAAGTCACTGGAATTCGAACTGCCGAAGGTTCAGGTCTTGATTTCCATCAAATCGACAATGGAACAAGCAGAGTGGCAACCCTGCGCTGCATTTGACCTGGATCTGTCGCAACAGTTGAAGGCGAGCCTGCAGAAGCCGTCACACGATCAGCGAATTGTGGCCCTCGATTGGCTTTCGGCGGCGAAGGCTCAGGGCACAGGAAAGTTTGCTGACGGGTATTCAGCGAAAGACGCGACGTTGAAATCAGACCGCTATGTGGAACTGTTCAACGAAGCGTGGGCCGCGTATTTCGCGGGAATTAAAGGCTCGTCCGCGGAAATCCCGGATCTGCCGATTGGTGATTCGAAGATGCGGCTGGCCGATGTCAAATTTGGTTCGCCTGCGATCGACGTGACGTATACCCTGGCTCGAATCAAGATCTCGAACCTCAGCAATGAATCGTTCACCTATCAGACGAAGGCTCCATCAAGTTCATGGGGCGAGCCATTGACGCTGAAGCCTGGTGCATTTCATGAGTTCGAGATTCCATACCCCTTGACGTATCGCAGGAACCTGGGACCGAGCACTGAGGTCTATACACTGCCGGTGGGCTCACATTCGGAGTACCGGGTTCCGGTCACGGGTGGCGCCCCCCGGCTCTTCGCCGCCAAACGTCCCTGA